A window from Lactiplantibacillus pentosus encodes these proteins:
- a CDS encoding IS5 family transposase (programmed frameshift), with amino-acid sequence MNYPSNISRQQFELIRPDLEAARRSTRPRKYDLYELFCAVVYVLRTGCQWRELPVDFPRWQLVYYYYRVWSEEQIIDELSILDQLFKKIVFTLREKQSRSARTSFIIIDAQSVKNTDTAEHRGYDGGKRISGIKRHLAVDINGLPQAIHITTANVSDRNGASAMLALNSGHLQQVKSVLVDGGYTGSNFAADVYTNLNATVQVAKRNELHKFEVLPQRWIVERSFSWLDKCRRLWKNCERKLNSSRQMVILAFLVLLLRRF; translated from the exons ATGAACTACCCAAGCAATATTTCCCGCCAACAATTTGAACTCATTCGTCCCGACTTAGAAGCTGCACGGCGTTCAACGAGGCCTCGAAAGTATGATCTTTATGAGTTGTTCTGTGCAGTTGTCTATGTTTTAAGAACTGGCTGTCAATGGCGCGAGTTACCAGTTGATTTTCCTCGCTGGCAATTGGTCTATTACTATTATCGCGTATGGTCTGAGGAACAGATTATTGATGAACTATCAATCTTAGATCAGT TGTTTAAAAAAATTGTCTTTACCCTACGGGAAAAACAGTCACGCTCGGCTAGAACATCTTTCATAATCATTGACGCACAAAGCGTTAAAAATACCGATACTGCTGAGCATCGCGGCTACGACGGTGGTAAACGCATATCCGGCATCAAACGCCACCTAGCGGTTGATATTAACGGCTTACCACAAGCAATTCACATCACCACGGCCAATGTTTCCGACCGTAATGGAGCCAGTGCCATGTTAGCTCTAAATTCTGGGCATTTACAGCAAGTTAAATCGGTTCTTGTCGATGGTGGCTACACTGGATCGAATTTTGCCGCTGATGTTTACACTAATTTAAACGCCACCGTCCAGGTGGCTAAACGCAATGAGCTTCATAAATTCGAAGTACTGCCACAACGCTGGATCGTTGAACGTTCCTTCAGTTGGTTGGATAAATGTCGACGACTTTGGAAGAACTGTGAGCGTAAACTCAATTCAAGTCGTCAAATGGTTATCTTAGCGTTTCTGGTATTACTCCTAAGAAGATTTTAA
- a CDS encoding cytochrome b5 domain-containing protein, protein MSAMTFNQTDLSKYNGQDGQPAYVAVDGVVYDVTGVAAWAGGKHHGNLAGQELTTVIDTKSPHGRKVLNNLTVVGQYVAD, encoded by the coding sequence ATGAGCGCTATGACATTTAACCAGACTGATTTATCCAAATATAATGGTCAAGATGGTCAACCCGCATATGTGGCGGTTGATGGTGTTGTTTATGATGTAACGGGGGTTGCAGCATGGGCCGGTGGTAAGCATCATGGTAATCTTGCCGGTCAAGAATTAACAACGGTCATTGACACGAAATCCCCACACGGTCGTAAAGTATTGAATAATTTGACAGTGGTTGGCCAGTACGTGGCTGATTAA
- a CDS encoding PTS glucose transporter subunit IIA: protein MPVVISSLIPVVAPVKRQIISVTTLANTVHLYGLLGFKKQIFPVTDQIVAPFGGVITAVAVDERRVGFRATNGLVGWLRIGQLTNQLESSMIDFKVKPGDTVVAGQVIANLVSILARRLQPVETALKLTIKRALDQGRERLLVASNHVDPTGTVISGITTSMAGNHRVATIGPPSWD from the coding sequence GTGCCAGTAGTTATCAGCTCATTGATTCCCGTAGTTGCGCCGGTCAAACGCCAGATTATTAGTGTGACGACGCTTGCCAACACGGTACATCTATATGGGCTACTTGGGTTTAAAAAACAAATATTCCCAGTGACCGACCAAATCGTTGCGCCCTTTGGTGGGGTCATCACCGCTGTGGCTGTCGATGAACGGCGGGTCGGCTTTCGTGCCACGAATGGCCTGGTCGGCTGGTTACGAATCGGACAGTTAACAAATCAACTGGAATCATCGATGATTGATTTTAAAGTCAAACCAGGCGACACCGTGGTTGCAGGACAAGTGATCGCGAATCTGGTTTCAATACTGGCACGCCGTTTGCAGCCAGTCGAAACTGCGCTCAAATTGACGATCAAACGCGCATTAGACCAGGGACGTGAACGTCTGCTGGTCGCGAGCAATCATGTCGATCCAACCGGTACTGTGATTTCAGGCATTACGACTAGCATGGCTGGTAATCACCGGGTCGCAACGATCGGACCACCGAGCTGGGATTAA
- a CDS encoding GGDEF domain-containing protein, with the protein MTWSYWRISPFVTSIFFILGVLTLYWVLFNWITSWFHARHINIDDDTINAWHGVIYMLVFVFVMQLSVIGQANSWEFVNFHLIAVIFCAFFLNIRMPYYTLLPVVIVYMVFDQSIFFWESWSYAAVFVGFFWSLNYLRLWVQKHAHSWVYYYGTVGFFGGVLWGLIKVKYSLSWENTLQEYGYLLIFAGLLYAYVNMLTQDSEIKLRLAQFASHDALTQTENFAAYTEHIKYLFDDSTANNLNLSMMMFDIDHFKHVNDTYGHLAGDRVLQEVSETVQTVLSENDPKVKLYRTGGEEFNVLFPGYDLVSTRAIVRQIFAAVNHLVVKYGDQEIAVSISVGVSTLHQADDSPVDFYNRVDQNLYFSKRHGRMRVTVDQ; encoded by the coding sequence ATGACATGGTCTTATTGGCGAATTTCGCCGTTTGTAACAAGTATCTTTTTTATCCTCGGGGTATTGACACTCTACTGGGTACTGTTCAATTGGATTACGTCCTGGTTCCATGCCCGTCACATTAACATTGATGATGATACGATCAATGCTTGGCATGGCGTCATCTACATGTTGGTCTTCGTATTTGTGATGCAACTGTCGGTCATCGGCCAGGCGAATAGTTGGGAGTTTGTGAACTTTCACCTGATTGCCGTCATCTTCTGTGCCTTCTTCCTCAACATTCGAATGCCGTATTACACATTGTTACCAGTGGTCATTGTGTACATGGTTTTCGACCAATCGATTTTCTTCTGGGAATCTTGGAGTTATGCGGCCGTGTTCGTGGGTTTCTTCTGGAGCCTGAATTACTTACGGCTGTGGGTGCAGAAGCATGCGCATAGTTGGGTCTATTACTACGGGACGGTTGGCTTCTTCGGCGGTGTCTTGTGGGGCTTGATTAAAGTCAAGTACTCGCTGAGCTGGGAGAACACGTTACAGGAGTACGGATACCTGCTGATTTTTGCCGGTTTACTCTACGCCTACGTCAATATGCTGACACAGGATAGTGAGATCAAACTGCGACTCGCTCAGTTTGCCAGCCACGACGCATTGACGCAAACGGAGAACTTCGCGGCCTACACGGAGCATATCAAATATTTATTTGATGACAGTACGGCCAATAATTTAAACTTATCAATGATGATGTTTGATATTGACCACTTCAAGCACGTCAACGATACCTATGGTCACTTGGCTGGTGACCGCGTCTTACAGGAAGTCTCGGAAACCGTCCAGACGGTGTTGAGCGAAAATGATCCAAAGGTTAAGCTGTATCGGACGGGTGGTGAGGAATTCAACGTCCTATTTCCTGGCTATGATCTAGTCAGCACGCGTGCCATTGTTCGGCAGATTTTTGCAGCAGTTAATCATTTGGTCGTTAAGTACGGTGACCAAGAAATTGCCGTCTCGATATCGGTCGGTGTGTCAACCTTGCATCAAGCGGATGACAGCCCCGTCGATTTTTATAATCGGGTCGACCAGAATCTGTATTTCTCAAAACGCCATGGTCGCATGCGTGTGACGGTTGATCAGTGA
- a CDS encoding EAL domain-containing protein, giving the protein MYRFFVQPQVDQRRRAVFGYELLLRKEMDGRWAVPQSFTELPLDKQADLLAQLAGQLKTKATNQVLALNLNRQQAEDDLMLGTIIYLKKRLNPAALTIELTESPSLAEIQKYSLFFHQYGIKLSIDDVGTGSNTFENIQHALPFVDQIKFAMQNLRMSGQAERIPREVAFWRDVAQDYHLEFILEGVEDQKDQKMAEQQGIERHQGYYYGKPRLIADDCQFVNGSC; this is encoded by the coding sequence ATGTATCGTTTCTTTGTTCAACCTCAAGTTGACCAGCGGCGTCGGGCCGTGTTTGGGTACGAATTATTATTGCGTAAAGAAATGGATGGTCGTTGGGCAGTACCGCAATCATTCACTGAACTACCGTTAGACAAGCAAGCGGACTTGTTAGCACAGTTAGCCGGACAGTTGAAGACTAAGGCGACCAATCAAGTGTTGGCCTTGAATCTCAACCGTCAGCAGGCGGAAGATGACTTAATGTTAGGAACGATTATTTATCTCAAAAAGCGGCTCAATCCGGCTGCGCTAACGATTGAGTTAACAGAAAGTCCGTCATTAGCCGAAATTCAGAAATACAGCCTCTTCTTTCATCAGTATGGGATCAAACTGAGTATCGATGACGTTGGGACTGGCTCTAACACATTTGAAAACATTCAGCATGCATTACCATTTGTTGATCAAATCAAATTTGCCATGCAAAATCTGCGGATGAGCGGACAAGCCGAACGTATTCCTCGTGAAGTGGCGTTTTGGCGCGATGTGGCACAGGACTACCATTTAGAATTCATTCTGGAAGGTGTCGAAGACCAAAAGGATCAAAAAATGGCGGAACAACAAGGCATCGAGCGCCATCAAGGCTATTACTATGGCAAGCCTCGCTTGATTGCTGATGATTGTCAATTCGTAAATGGCAGCTGCTAG
- the nrdG gene encoding anaerobic ribonucleoside-triphosphate reductase activating protein, whose protein sequence is MPKEWLAKDLSEQYVADYKAFNFVDGEGVRCSLYLSGCPFHCPGCYNVAAQNFHYGQPYTTELEDQIIEDLSQSYVQGLTLLGGEPFLNTQVGIRICERVRAEFGHTKDIWSWTGYTWDELQQDSEDKLKMLSLIDILVDGRFLQDQMDLSLQFRGSANQRIIDVPKSLSTGDVVIWDKLVK, encoded by the coding sequence ATGCCCAAAGAATGGCTGGCAAAGGACTTAAGTGAACAATATGTTGCTGATTACAAGGCATTTAACTTTGTTGATGGGGAAGGGGTCCGCTGCAGTCTCTATCTGAGTGGCTGTCCCTTTCATTGTCCCGGTTGTTATAATGTCGCCGCTCAGAATTTTCACTATGGGCAGCCCTATACGACTGAGCTTGAAGACCAGATTATCGAGGACCTTAGTCAGTCGTACGTGCAAGGCCTGACCTTGCTCGGCGGCGAACCGTTTTTAAATACGCAAGTCGGTATCCGCATCTGTGAACGGGTCCGCGCCGAATTTGGCCATACGAAGGACATCTGGTCATGGACTGGGTACACTTGGGATGAGCTTCAACAGGATTCGGAAGACAAATTAAAGATGCTATCGCTGATTGATATTTTGGTCGATGGTCGTTTTCTGCAAGACCAGATGGATCTCTCACTGCAGTTCCGTGGGAGTGCCAATCAGCGCATCATTGATGTCCCTAAATCATTGTCAACTGGCGATGTCGTTATCTGGGATAAGTTGGTTAAATAA
- the nrdD gene encoding anaerobic ribonucleoside-triphosphate reductase translates to MLTTTTKDILDELRPLPVTKRGGAQTKFHPYKLDFVLHQLLTTEDEVRVVKQALVAYYRDADGIDTRELRTTLMQILNAQGLTQAAQAYQDYFDAEQERFAAATNVQGRIEKLFERDASVVHENANKDSTIFNTQRDLEAGAASRALGLKMLPDLVAKAHLRGDIHWHDLDYSPVTPETNCCLIDFDGMFKHGYKIGNAEVASPRSIQTATAQMAQIIANVASLQYGGCSANRVDQLLAPYAAINYQKHLADAEKWVAEDQREAYAKAKTKKDIYDAMQALEYEINTLYSSQGQTPFTTVNFGLGTSWIEREIQKAILQIRIKGLGKEHRTAIFPKLIFTMKRGLNLSPNDPNYDIKELAIECSTKRMYPDLLMYDKIKELTGSFKTPMGCRSFLQGWRDENGVEVNSGRMNLGVVTVNLPRIALAAHGDQQLFWEIFEERMQTCHEALAYRIERTKQAKPENAPLLYMYGAFGKRLPAGGNVDELFKNQRATISLGYIGIYEVCTTFFGPDWENDTHAREFAETVVKALRDKCAKWAAESGYHYSLYSTPAESLTDTFCRDDIAKFGRVADITDKEYYTNSFHYDVRKHPTPFDKLTLEERFPKYASGGFIHYCEYPNLTQNPKALEAVWDWAYDHVGYLGTNTSIDQCFKCGFKGEFKATARGFVCPECGNHDPKYCDVVKRTCGYLGNPQQRPMVHGRHVEIASRAKNMSPEMIKNAARYERTKQSDAQRMAGKGLK, encoded by the coding sequence ATGCTGACAACGACAACTAAGGATATTTTAGACGAATTACGGCCACTACCGGTCACGAAACGGGGCGGAGCACAAACCAAGTTTCACCCCTATAAATTAGACTTTGTCTTACACCAGTTATTAACGACTGAGGATGAGGTGCGCGTCGTTAAGCAAGCCCTAGTCGCTTATTATCGGGATGCGGACGGCATTGACACCCGGGAACTCCGGACGACACTGATGCAGATCTTGAATGCTCAGGGCTTGACTCAAGCGGCCCAAGCTTATCAAGACTACTTTGATGCTGAACAAGAACGCTTTGCGGCGGCAACGAATGTGCAGGGACGGATTGAAAAATTATTCGAACGCGATGCCAGCGTTGTGCATGAAAATGCAAATAAAGATAGTACGATTTTTAATACCCAACGTGATTTGGAAGCCGGCGCTGCTAGTCGGGCACTAGGTCTGAAGATGTTGCCAGATCTAGTCGCTAAGGCCCATTTACGTGGTGATATTCACTGGCATGACCTCGATTATTCACCGGTCACGCCTGAAACGAACTGTTGTCTGATTGACTTTGACGGCATGTTCAAGCACGGCTATAAGATTGGTAATGCGGAAGTTGCCTCGCCACGGTCGATTCAAACCGCTACGGCTCAGATGGCCCAGATTATTGCCAACGTTGCGTCGCTGCAATACGGTGGTTGTTCTGCCAACCGGGTCGACCAGTTGTTAGCCCCCTATGCGGCCATTAATTATCAAAAACACTTGGCGGATGCTGAAAAGTGGGTCGCTGAAGACCAGCGCGAAGCCTATGCTAAGGCCAAGACGAAAAAGGATATCTACGATGCAATGCAGGCCTTGGAATATGAAATCAATACATTATATTCATCACAAGGGCAGACGCCGTTTACGACCGTTAACTTTGGTTTAGGGACGAGCTGGATCGAACGCGAGATTCAAAAGGCGATTCTCCAGATTCGAATCAAGGGTCTCGGTAAGGAACATCGGACCGCAATCTTCCCCAAATTAATTTTTACGATGAAGCGCGGCCTGAATCTCAGTCCCAACGACCCGAATTATGATATTAAGGAATTGGCCATCGAATGTTCGACGAAGCGGATGTATCCAGATTTGTTGATGTATGACAAAATCAAGGAATTGACTGGGAGCTTCAAGACACCGATGGGCTGCCGCTCCTTCTTGCAAGGCTGGCGTGACGAGAACGGGGTGGAAGTCAACTCTGGTCGGATGAACTTGGGCGTGGTGACGGTCAACTTGCCACGCATCGCACTCGCTGCTCATGGGGATCAACAGCTGTTCTGGGAGATTTTTGAAGAACGGATGCAGACTTGTCATGAAGCGTTAGCTTACCGAATCGAACGGACGAAGCAGGCTAAGCCGGAAAATGCACCGTTACTGTACATGTACGGGGCATTTGGCAAACGGTTGCCAGCCGGTGGTAACGTTGACGAACTCTTCAAGAATCAACGGGCGACGATTTCTCTCGGCTATATCGGGATTTATGAAGTCTGCACGACATTCTTCGGTCCTGACTGGGAAAACGATACGCATGCTCGCGAGTTTGCCGAGACGGTCGTCAAGGCCTTACGTGACAAGTGTGCTAAGTGGGCGGCTGAAAGTGGCTACCATTACAGTTTGTATTCCACGCCAGCTGAATCGTTGACCGACACCTTCTGTCGCGATGATATTGCCAAATTTGGTCGGGTCGCGGATATTACGGATAAGGAATACTACACGAATAGTTTCCACTATGACGTCCGCAAACACCCGACCCCGTTTGATAAGCTGACGCTAGAAGAACGCTTCCCGAAGTACGCCTCGGGTGGCTTCATTCATTATTGTGAATATCCAAATCTGACGCAGAATCCTAAGGCCCTAGAAGCAGTCTGGGATTGGGCCTATGACCACGTCGGTTACCTCGGGACCAACACTTCCATCGACCAATGTTTCAAGTGTGGGTTCAAGGGTGAATTTAAGGCAACTGCCCGTGGGTTCGTGTGTCCCGAATGTGGCAACCATGACCCGAAATATTGTGATGTGGTCAAACGGACGTGTGGCTACCTCGGTAACCCACAACAACGGCCAATGGTTCATGGTCGTCACGTTGAGATCGCGTCCCGTGCTAAAAATATGTCTCCGGAGATGATTAAAAATGCCGCGCGCTACGAAAGGACCAAACAATCCGATGCCCAAAGAATGGCTGGCAAAGGACTTAAGTGA
- a CDS encoding peptide deformylase gives MIRPIVHDPAALSVPATIATPADAPVVTDLLETLAAHTDNCVGMAANMIGVNKQIIVVQLGPFAIAMINPKIIDHHGAYETTEGCLSLPGERSTQRYHQITVKYKDQHFKPQQQRFNDFTAQIIQHELDHLAGKLI, from the coding sequence ATGATTCGACCCATTGTTCACGACCCCGCCGCATTAAGTGTCCCCGCGACGATTGCCACCCCGGCCGACGCACCGGTCGTCACCGACTTACTGGAAACACTGGCCGCGCACACGGATAACTGCGTCGGCATGGCCGCCAACATGATTGGCGTCAACAAACAGATTATCGTTGTCCAACTAGGCCCATTTGCCATCGCGATGATCAATCCTAAAATTATTGACCACCATGGTGCTTACGAGACAACTGAAGGCTGCTTATCGTTACCAGGCGAACGGTCCACGCAACGTTATCATCAGATTACCGTGAAATATAAGGATCAACATTTCAAGCCCCAACAACAACGGTTCAACGACTTCACTGCTCAGATCATTCAGCATGAATTGGACCACCTAGCGGGAAAACTAATTTAG
- a CDS encoding FAD:protein FMN transferase: protein MTTLTYNDDPAIPAFAQQRRHQAHHALGTDIDLTLFGSDSDRCLTAACQLIDQYEDRLTVNRTASEVMAINHAAGQHPVQVSAATYSLVHQAVELSRQHFGFNALIGPLVKLWHIGFDNAHVPEQAEIDARLALIDPNQVVCNDADLSVFLKVPGMELDLGAIAKGYIADRIQDYWEAFGQRAGMINLGGNLLMVGDSPLHADGKWRVGIQDPTTDRGNAIASITIGACSAVTSGIYERHLEFNGQSYHHILDSKTGYPRQNDLESVTVFTKASIDGEIETTRLFFAGQPLPGWAVDRPDIYGAIFVTKQREIQVVGLPASSVALLDKRFKLI from the coding sequence ATGACCACTTTAACTTATAACGACGACCCCGCGATTCCAGCATTTGCACAACAGCGGCGCCATCAAGCGCACCACGCACTCGGAACTGATATTGACCTGACTTTGTTCGGCAGTGATAGCGACCGTTGTTTGACCGCCGCCTGCCAACTAATTGACCAGTATGAGGACCGGCTCACCGTTAATCGCACCGCTTCTGAAGTCATGGCGATCAACCATGCCGCCGGTCAGCATCCGGTTCAAGTCAGCGCGGCGACTTACAGCCTCGTCCACCAAGCCGTCGAACTCAGCCGCCAACACTTCGGCTTTAACGCCTTGATTGGACCTTTAGTGAAGCTCTGGCACATTGGCTTCGATAATGCACACGTTCCTGAACAAGCAGAGATCGACGCCCGTTTGGCCTTGATCGACCCGAATCAGGTTGTCTGTAACGACGCCGATTTGAGCGTGTTTTTGAAAGTGCCCGGCATGGAATTAGACCTCGGCGCGATTGCGAAGGGCTACATTGCCGACCGTATCCAGGATTACTGGGAAGCCTTCGGACAACGCGCCGGCATGATCAACCTGGGCGGCAACTTGCTGATGGTCGGCGATTCACCGCTACATGCGGATGGCAAGTGGCGCGTGGGGATCCAGGACCCAACGACTGACCGTGGTAATGCGATTGCCAGTATTACAATTGGCGCTTGCTCCGCTGTCACAAGTGGCATCTATGAGCGTCACCTCGAATTCAACGGCCAATCGTATCACCACATCCTCGATTCCAAGACCGGTTATCCCCGCCAAAACGACCTGGAAAGTGTCACGGTCTTTACGAAAGCTTCCATTGATGGTGAAATCGAAACGACCCGCCTCTTCTTTGCCGGACAACCCCTCCCTGGCTGGGCCGTCGACCGACCAGATATTTACGGGGCCATCTTTGTGACGAAACAACGAGAGATTCAAGTCGTCGGGCTGCCTGCTAGCAGTGTAGCCTTGTTAGATAAGCGGTTTAAATTGATCTAG
- a CDS encoding tRNA dihydrouridine synthase gives MTQSAYWQQIATKARAANRPFFSLAPMEAVTGSVFRRVVMRAAAPDVFYTEFTNALSITHPKAKFTTRGRLYVDESENPRPIVQLWGNNGVDFSKAAAEVKNQGYQAIDLNMGCPDMAVIKNHSGSDLIRHFDRAKEVIEGARQAGLPVSVKTRLGFEDVSEYETWIPFLLKQQVPVLTVHVRTKKEMSKVPAHYELIDQLVQMRDTLAPETLLQINGDVLNYQDGLKLAQAHPGVDGIMIGRGIFQNPYAFEAVPQAHSTREMLELLRYQVDLYDQFIGLGLQGHFAPLQRFFKIYVRGMRHAAELRNELMQTKTTDDVRAIIDRLEAELPAE, from the coding sequence ATGACGCAATCGGCATATTGGCAACAGATTGCCACTAAGGCGCGCGCCGCTAACCGGCCGTTCTTCAGTCTTGCACCGATGGAGGCCGTGACGGGGTCCGTCTTTCGCCGAGTGGTGATGCGTGCGGCGGCACCAGATGTTTTTTATACCGAATTCACGAATGCGCTGAGCATCACTCACCCCAAAGCCAAATTTACGACACGTGGACGCTTATACGTGGACGAATCTGAAAATCCACGGCCAATCGTCCAGCTATGGGGGAATAATGGTGTTGATTTCTCAAAAGCAGCGGCTGAAGTTAAAAACCAGGGGTACCAAGCAATTGATTTAAACATGGGCTGTCCAGACATGGCGGTCATTAAGAACCATAGTGGTAGTGATTTGATTCGCCACTTTGACCGGGCCAAAGAAGTCATTGAAGGTGCCCGCCAGGCCGGTCTACCAGTCAGTGTCAAGACGCGACTGGGTTTTGAAGATGTCAGTGAATACGAGACCTGGATTCCATTTTTACTTAAACAACAAGTGCCCGTCCTGACCGTCCATGTGCGGACTAAGAAGGAAATGAGTAAGGTGCCCGCGCATTATGAGCTGATTGACCAACTGGTTCAGATGCGTGACACCTTGGCACCAGAAACGCTCCTACAAATTAACGGCGATGTGCTCAATTATCAAGATGGCTTGAAGTTGGCCCAAGCACATCCGGGCGTGGATGGCATCATGATTGGCCGCGGAATTTTTCAAAATCCATACGCATTCGAAGCAGTACCACAGGCGCACTCAACGCGTGAAATGCTTGAACTACTGCGGTATCAGGTGGATTTATACGACCAATTTATCGGCCTCGGGTTACAGGGACACTTCGCACCGCTCCAACGTTTCTTTAAGATTTACGTGCGGGGCATGCGCCACGCAGCTGAACTGCGCAACGAATTAATGCAAACGAAGACGACCGATGACGTTCGCGCTATTATTGACCGTTTGGAAGCTGAATTACCGGCTGAATAG